The following coding sequences lie in one Corallococcus macrosporus genomic window:
- the groL gene encoding chaperonin GroEL (60 kDa chaperone family; promotes refolding of misfolded polypeptides especially under stressful conditions; forms two stacked rings of heptamers to form a barrel-shaped 14mer; ends can be capped by GroES; misfolded proteins enter the barrel where they are refolded when GroES binds), which yields MAAKEIFFHQSARDSILRGVRILADAVAVTLGPKGRNVVIEKSFGSPTITKDGVTVAKEIDLENRFENMGAQMVKEVASKTSDKAGDGTTTATVLARAIYEEGLKLVAAGHSPMDLKRGIDKAVEVVVAELKKLSKPTSDKQAIAQVGTISANGDETIGTIIADAMEKVGKEGVITVEEAKGLETTLDVVEGMQFDRGYVSPYFVTNRDRMEVVMDDPYILISEKKVSSMQDMIPVLEQVARSGKPLLIIADDIEGEALATLVVNKIRGVLNVAAVKAPGFGDRRKDMLKDIATLTGGMVVSEELGHKYENLTLNDLGRAKRITVDKDNTTIVDGAGQKSDIEGRIKLIRTQIETVTSDYDREKLQERMAKLVGGVAVINVGAATEVEMKEKKARVEDALHATRAAVEEGIVPGGGVAYIRSLKALDGLKLGGEQDFGVEIIRKALQEPLRKISSNAGIEGAVVINKVKEGTGAFGFNARTEVYEDLEKAGVIDPTKVERTALQNAASVASLLLTTEAMIAERPKKKAKGGAGGGAMPEYGGDDMDY from the coding sequence ATGGCAGCGAAGGAAATCTTCTTCCACCAGTCCGCGCGGGATTCCATCCTGCGCGGCGTCCGGATCCTCGCGGACGCGGTCGCGGTGACGCTCGGTCCCAAGGGCCGCAACGTGGTCATCGAGAAGAGCTTCGGCTCGCCCACCATCACCAAGGACGGCGTCACCGTCGCCAAGGAGATCGATCTCGAGAACCGCTTCGAGAACATGGGCGCGCAGATGGTGAAGGAGGTCGCGTCCAAGACCTCCGACAAGGCGGGTGACGGCACGACGACGGCGACGGTGCTGGCGCGCGCCATCTATGAGGAGGGCCTGAAGCTGGTGGCCGCCGGCCACAGCCCCATGGACTTGAAGCGCGGCATCGACAAGGCGGTGGAGGTGGTGGTGGCGGAGCTGAAGAAGCTCTCCAAGCCCACGAGCGACAAGCAGGCCATCGCGCAGGTGGGCACCATCTCCGCGAACGGTGACGAGACCATCGGCACCATCATCGCGGACGCGATGGAGAAGGTGGGCAAGGAGGGCGTCATCACCGTCGAGGAGGCGAAGGGCCTCGAGACGACGCTCGACGTGGTCGAGGGCATGCAGTTCGACCGCGGCTACGTGTCGCCGTACTTCGTCACGAACCGGGACCGCATGGAGGTCGTCATGGACGACCCCTACATCCTCATCAGCGAGAAGAAGGTCTCGTCGATGCAGGACATGATCCCCGTGCTGGAGCAGGTGGCGCGCTCCGGCAAGCCGCTGCTCATCATCGCGGACGACATCGAGGGCGAGGCCCTGGCGACGCTGGTGGTGAACAAGATCCGCGGCGTGCTGAACGTGGCCGCGGTGAAGGCGCCGGGCTTCGGTGACCGCCGCAAGGACATGCTCAAGGACATCGCCACGCTGACGGGCGGCATGGTGGTGAGCGAGGAGCTGGGTCACAAGTACGAGAACCTGACCCTCAACGACCTGGGCCGCGCCAAGCGCATCACGGTGGACAAGGACAACACCACCATCGTGGACGGTGCCGGCCAGAAGTCGGACATCGAGGGCCGCATCAAGCTCATCCGCACCCAGATTGAAACGGTCACCAGCGACTACGACCGCGAGAAGCTCCAGGAGCGCATGGCGAAGCTCGTGGGCGGCGTGGCGGTCATCAACGTCGGCGCGGCGACCGAAGTGGAGATGAAGGAGAAGAAGGCCCGCGTGGAGGACGCGCTGCACGCGACCCGCGCGGCCGTCGAAGAGGGCATCGTCCCCGGCGGCGGCGTGGCCTACATCCGCAGCCTCAAGGCGCTGGACGGCCTGAAGCTGGGCGGCGAGCAGGACTTCGGCGTGGAGATCATCCGCAAGGCGCTCCAGGAGCCCCTGCGCAAGATCTCCAGCAACGCCGGCATCGAGGGCGCCGTCGTCATCAACAAGGTCAAGGAAGGCACCGGCGCGTTCGGCTTCAACGCGCGCACGGAGGTCTACGAGGACCTGGAGAAGGCCGGCGTCATCGACCCGACGAAGGTCGAGCGCACCGCGCTGCAGAACGCCGCCTCCGTGGCGTCCCTGCTGCTCACCACCGAGGCGATGATCGCCGAGCGCCCGAAGAAGAAGGCCAAGGGCGGCGCGGGTGGCGGCGCCATGCCGGAGTACGGCGGCGACGACATGGACTACTGA
- a CDS encoding response regulator has product MNILVVDDDYELCTMLSRYLEMHGYTVFSASDALQALDIMERHPVGLVITDYLMPHLDGIHFTEMLKADPRFQNISVLMMTASTDANISDRGLRKGVAITLQKPLDMGQLLNLVRFAE; this is encoded by the coding sequence GTGAACATCCTGGTCGTCGACGACGATTACGAGCTGTGCACCATGCTCTCTCGCTACCTGGAGATGCATGGCTACACCGTGTTCTCGGCGTCGGACGCGCTCCAGGCGCTGGACATCATGGAGCGTCATCCCGTGGGGCTGGTCATCACCGACTACCTGATGCCCCACCTGGACGGCATCCACTTCACGGAGATGCTGAAGGCGGACCCCCGCTTCCAGAACATCTCCGTCCTGATGATGACCGCCAGCACGGACGCCAACATCTCCGACCGGGGCCTGCGCAAGGGCGTCGCCATCACCCTGCAGAAGCCCCTGGACATGGGGCAATTGCTCAACCTCGTGCGCTTCGCGGAGTAG
- a CDS encoding metallopeptidase family protein: MAKRTAKQGEAMGVDARLEGVADAFEARDFEAALASADALLRDVPDSPEALHYRAAALVEVGRLEDAGRAYGAALKVAPEDLEILFGAAEFLVCRTGEDREAVEEGLEWCGRGRKLAQKADDVELVYEFLLLEGMGLNQLGECESALKSLDQALTHMPRSPDAQLERGIALFELCRFAPAQEAFERVLKDAPDEAWAHHYLGLIAERRKDAREAKKRFTRAQALAPEELPPPVALEEAAFDRAVEDAMRALPSQVKQYMDNVTLAVEDLPSDEDLLGQQPPLSPCILGVFRGTPVGERSVMDAADHFPPSIVLYQKNLERFARTREELIEQIGITVMHEVGHLMGLDEDDLWERGLD; encoded by the coding sequence ATGGCGAAGCGCACGGCGAAGCAGGGGGAGGCGATGGGCGTGGACGCGCGACTGGAGGGGGTGGCGGACGCCTTCGAGGCGCGGGACTTCGAGGCAGCGCTCGCCAGCGCCGACGCGCTGCTCCGGGACGTTCCGGACTCACCAGAAGCCCTGCACTACCGGGCCGCCGCGCTGGTGGAGGTGGGCCGCCTGGAGGACGCGGGCCGTGCCTACGGCGCCGCCCTGAAGGTCGCTCCGGAGGACCTGGAGATCCTCTTCGGCGCGGCGGAGTTCCTCGTCTGCCGCACCGGCGAGGACCGAGAGGCCGTGGAAGAGGGGCTGGAGTGGTGCGGCCGCGGGCGCAAGCTGGCGCAGAAGGCCGACGACGTGGAGCTCGTCTATGAGTTCCTCCTCCTGGAGGGCATGGGCCTCAACCAGCTGGGCGAGTGCGAGTCCGCGCTCAAGAGCCTGGACCAGGCGCTGACGCACATGCCGCGCTCCCCGGACGCACAGCTGGAGCGGGGCATCGCGCTCTTCGAACTCTGCCGCTTCGCGCCCGCGCAGGAGGCCTTCGAGCGGGTGCTGAAGGACGCGCCGGACGAGGCGTGGGCGCACCACTACCTGGGGCTCATCGCGGAGCGGCGCAAGGACGCGCGCGAGGCGAAGAAGCGCTTCACGCGCGCGCAGGCGCTGGCGCCGGAGGAGCTGCCGCCGCCGGTGGCCCTGGAGGAGGCGGCGTTCGACCGCGCGGTGGAGGACGCGATGCGCGCCCTGCCCTCGCAGGTGAAGCAGTACATGGACAACGTGACCCTGGCGGTGGAGGACCTGCCGTCGGACGAGGACCTGCTGGGTCAGCAGCCGCCGCTGTCGCCGTGCATCCTGGGGGTGTTCCGGGGCACGCCCGTGGGCGAGCGCAGCGTGATGGACGCGGCGGATCACTTCCCGCCCTCCATCGTCCTGTACCAGAAGAACCTGGAGCGCTTCGCGCGCACCCGCGAGGAGCTCATCGAACAGATCGGCATCACGGTGATGCACGAGGTCGGTCACCTCATGGGTCTGGATGAGGACGACCTGTGGGAGCGGGGGCTGGACTAG
- a CDS encoding DUF3857 domain-containing protein, with protein MPRIFRPVLLAPGLSPASVLLLCLCLSLSTGTARAATPALPFRVGPPAAWVKPLPIPADSGPASAGEEETSVSRLLVEEQVRVSGHSQEHYLHSARKVLSPQGIDSVTDIQLSFDPTYQKLTVHGIWRIRDGRREDLFQPAEARVIQQEPELQNRLYNGALSVVPFLRDVRVGDTVEVAYTLEGANPVFGGRFSDFVVVGKPFPVGHFAYRLLWPEGRSLYVRDFAAPGLTRSEALLGNEREIILERRHVPAVHSEDNVPGWQPVYPWLQLSEYKDWNDVARWASALFQVPARSKALEQEIRRLSKEPTPEARFVAALRFVQDEVRYLGIEMGPNSHQPHPPDEVLQRRFGDCKDKSLLLVTLLKGLGIDAQPALVNTGLTQLLDGWRPTARAFDHAIVHATVGGRELWVDPTATLERGGLDSYEPPPYGRALIVAPGTTELSVIPAPTLKEPSVFVDETYVATDRDGPATLDVVTTRTGESANAMRRMLAGTSVSELSRFYFNYYAKKDAKITVASPMTVDDDTVKNVLVVHEHYRIEDFWSSDARRDFSAHTFHAYLKEPGYSRRAFPLEVEHPVFARHRITLKSGEPLHDGADHDVVDGPAFHFEADTRADGKTLVLDYRYQSLADAVPPERIAEYVKAVRATEDNRGYYVQLGSRERRLRTSPPPSGEAGAILLGVIATCVVLWFVIAQGGPVELWRKGRAWGRRRAFARKFDASHQGDSAWSAIPITGPQELLSTLGRLRCACGATSDAPRESLRHEAVVLGERHLTLVQWQCPTCARARRAYFEDKGSRAA; from the coding sequence ATGCCCCGAATCTTCCGTCCTGTCCTCCTGGCACCGGGTCTCTCTCCGGCGTCCGTCCTGCTGCTGTGCCTGTGTCTGTCCTTGAGCACGGGGACCGCACGGGCGGCGACGCCCGCGTTGCCCTTCCGCGTGGGGCCTCCGGCGGCATGGGTGAAGCCGCTGCCCATTCCCGCGGACTCCGGCCCGGCTTCCGCGGGTGAAGAGGAGACGAGCGTCTCCCGGTTGCTGGTGGAAGAACAGGTGCGCGTGTCGGGCCATTCGCAGGAGCACTACCTGCACTCGGCGCGGAAGGTGCTGTCGCCGCAGGGCATCGACAGCGTCACGGACATCCAGCTCTCGTTCGACCCGACGTACCAGAAGCTCACCGTCCACGGCATCTGGCGCATCCGCGACGGCCGCCGCGAGGACCTCTTCCAGCCCGCCGAAGCCCGCGTCATCCAGCAGGAGCCCGAACTCCAGAACCGCCTCTACAACGGCGCGCTCTCCGTGGTGCCCTTCCTGCGCGACGTGCGCGTCGGCGACACCGTGGAGGTCGCGTACACGCTCGAGGGCGCCAACCCCGTCTTCGGCGGCCGCTTCTCCGACTTCGTCGTCGTGGGCAAGCCCTTCCCCGTGGGCCACTTCGCCTACCGGCTGCTGTGGCCGGAGGGGCGCTCGCTCTACGTCCGGGACTTCGCCGCGCCGGGCCTGACGCGCTCGGAAGCGCTGCTGGGCAACGAGCGGGAGATCATCCTGGAGCGCCGCCACGTGCCCGCGGTCCACTCCGAGGACAATGTCCCCGGCTGGCAACCCGTCTACCCGTGGCTCCAGCTCAGTGAGTACAAGGACTGGAACGACGTCGCCCGCTGGGCCTCGGCGCTGTTCCAGGTGCCCGCACGCTCCAAGGCGCTGGAGCAGGAGATCCGCCGGCTCTCGAAGGAGCCCACGCCCGAGGCGCGCTTCGTCGCCGCGCTGCGCTTCGTCCAGGACGAGGTGCGCTACCTGGGCATCGAGATGGGCCCCAACTCGCACCAGCCCCATCCGCCCGATGAGGTCCTCCAGCGCCGCTTCGGCGACTGCAAGGACAAGTCCCTGCTGCTGGTGACGCTCCTCAAGGGGCTGGGCATCGACGCGCAGCCCGCGCTCGTGAACACCGGCCTCACGCAGCTCCTGGACGGCTGGCGTCCCACCGCCCGCGCGTTCGACCACGCCATCGTGCACGCCACCGTGGGGGGCCGCGAGCTGTGGGTGGATCCCACCGCGACCCTGGAGCGCGGCGGGCTGGACAGCTACGAGCCGCCTCCCTACGGCCGGGCCCTCATCGTCGCCCCCGGCACGACGGAGCTCTCCGTCATCCCCGCGCCGACGTTGAAGGAACCCTCCGTCTTCGTGGACGAGACCTACGTCGCGACGGACCGCGACGGGCCGGCGACGCTCGACGTCGTCACCACCCGCACGGGCGAGTCCGCCAACGCCATGCGCCGCATGCTCGCGGGCACGTCCGTGTCCGAGCTGTCCCGCTTCTATTTCAACTACTACGCGAAGAAGGACGCGAAGATCACCGTCGCCAGCCCCATGACGGTGGACGACGACACGGTGAAGAACGTGCTCGTCGTGCACGAGCACTACCGCATCGAGGACTTCTGGTCCTCCGACGCCCGCCGGGACTTCAGCGCGCACACCTTCCACGCGTACCTCAAGGAGCCGGGCTACTCCCGCCGCGCCTTCCCGCTGGAGGTGGAGCACCCCGTCTTCGCCCGCCACCGCATCACGCTCAAGTCCGGCGAGCCGCTCCACGACGGCGCGGACCATGACGTCGTGGACGGGCCCGCCTTCCACTTCGAGGCCGACACGCGCGCGGACGGCAAGACGCTGGTGCTCGACTACCGCTACCAGAGCCTCGCGGACGCCGTGCCGCCCGAGCGCATCGCGGAGTACGTGAAGGCCGTGCGCGCCACCGAGGACAATCGCGGCTACTACGTCCAGCTCGGGAGCCGCGAGCGCCGCCTGCGGACCTCGCCACCGCCGTCCGGCGAGGCCGGCGCCATCCTCCTGGGCGTCATCGCGACGTGCGTCGTCCTCTGGTTCGTCATCGCGCAGGGAGGCCCGGTGGAGCTCTGGCGCAAGGGTCGCGCCTGGGGCCGGCGCCGCGCCTTCGCGCGCAAGTTCGACGCCAGCCACCAGGGCGACAGCGCCTGGTCCGCCATCCCCATCACCGGCCCGCAGGAGCTGCTGTCCACGCTGGGCCGGCTGCGCTGCGCCTGTGGGGCTACCAGCGACGCTCCACGGGAGTCGCTCCGCCACGAAGCCGTCGTCCTGGGCGAGCGCCACCTCACGCTGGTGCAGTGGCAGTGCCCCACCTGCGCCCGCGCCCGCCGCGCCTACTTCGAGGACAAGGGCTCGCGCGCCGCCTGA
- a CDS encoding SAM-dependent methyltransferase, translating into MVNVRQVATRLKSALLADPERFYTTQTGAWVAGMPSPQDIRVETGREPFWINLGYWKNVEKVDDSNVERVGELFRSAQAEMARLLARTAKLGPGDAVMDCGNGYADQDLLWAEEFKPASIVGVNITPNQVRVGRERLKLTGLEGVVRLEVGSATALPGGEAAFDVVFALESAMHFRTRQDFLREAFRVLKPGGRLVMADMAQKTDRESNAGLRQRLRYRYWRGLIAFPEENVWSTERYLSELRRAGFQDAKVESIADDVYPAVNTALVALRGMTQLEKQPGSTSLHQVRADVHKAMRMTPEQRQWTALFNCDEYALVFARKP; encoded by the coding sequence ATGGTCAATGTGAGGCAGGTCGCGACGCGGTTGAAGAGTGCGCTGCTGGCGGACCCGGAGCGCTTCTACACGACCCAGACAGGGGCCTGGGTGGCGGGGATGCCCTCGCCGCAGGACATCCGGGTGGAGACGGGCCGGGAGCCCTTCTGGATCAACCTGGGCTACTGGAAGAACGTGGAGAAGGTGGACGACTCCAACGTGGAGCGCGTGGGGGAGCTCTTCCGGTCCGCGCAGGCGGAGATGGCGCGCCTCCTGGCGAGGACGGCGAAGCTGGGGCCCGGCGACGCGGTCATGGACTGTGGCAACGGGTACGCGGATCAGGACCTGCTGTGGGCGGAGGAGTTCAAGCCCGCGAGCATCGTCGGGGTGAACATCACGCCCAACCAGGTCCGGGTGGGCCGCGAGCGGCTGAAGCTGACGGGGCTGGAGGGCGTGGTCCGGCTGGAGGTGGGAAGCGCGACGGCGCTGCCCGGCGGCGAGGCGGCGTTCGACGTGGTGTTCGCGCTGGAGTCCGCGATGCACTTCCGGACGCGGCAGGACTTCCTGCGCGAGGCGTTCCGCGTGCTGAAGCCGGGAGGCCGGCTGGTGATGGCGGACATGGCGCAGAAGACCGACCGCGAGTCGAACGCCGGGCTGCGGCAGCGGCTGCGCTACCGCTACTGGCGGGGGCTGATCGCCTTCCCAGAGGAGAACGTGTGGTCGACGGAGCGCTACCTGTCGGAGCTGCGGCGGGCGGGGTTCCAGGACGCGAAGGTGGAGTCCATCGCGGACGACGTGTACCCGGCGGTGAACACGGCGCTGGTGGCGCTGCGGGGCATGACGCAGCTGGAGAAGCAGCCCGGGAGCACGTCGCTGCACCAGGTGCGCGCGGACGTGCACAAGGCCATGCGGATGACGCCGGAGCAGCGCCAGTGGACCGCGTTGTTCAACTGCGACGAGTACGCCCTCGTGTTCGCGCGCAAGCCGTGA
- a CDS encoding VOC family protein yields the protein MREGRAILGRVVWRELTTPEPEKAKAFYADLFGWTYEEAAPGAGTAIRLGEVPLGAIRQAQRVGFGTGWVSFVSVDNVDASVVIASADGGGALPGLRDVPGLGRVARVVDYAEAMLAAVKSPPGTPVPPKAGVGAFCWEALITPDVARAKEFYGKVFGWRMQTAADGSTVFAADSTPAGQVASMEESPDARQHWRTHLRVESLDATREHAVRLGAKVLIPRRANPTGGSLAVLTDPTGVEFGLLEPARAD from the coding sequence ATGCGAGAGGGAAGGGCCATCTTGGGGCGCGTGGTGTGGCGGGAGCTGACGACGCCGGAGCCGGAGAAGGCGAAGGCGTTCTACGCCGACCTCTTCGGTTGGACGTACGAGGAGGCGGCCCCTGGGGCGGGCACGGCCATCCGGCTGGGGGAGGTGCCCCTGGGGGCCATCCGTCAGGCCCAGCGGGTGGGGTTCGGGACGGGCTGGGTGAGCTTCGTGTCGGTGGACAACGTGGACGCCTCGGTGGTGATTGCCTCCGCGGACGGGGGAGGGGCGTTGCCGGGGCTGAGGGACGTGCCGGGGCTGGGGCGGGTGGCCCGGGTGGTGGACTACGCGGAGGCGATGCTCGCCGCGGTGAAGAGCCCTCCGGGGACCCCGGTGCCGCCGAAGGCCGGTGTCGGCGCCTTCTGCTGGGAAGCGCTGATCACCCCCGATGTCGCCCGGGCGAAGGAGTTCTACGGCAAGGTCTTCGGCTGGAGGATGCAGACCGCAGCGGACGGAAGCACCGTCTTCGCGGCGGACAGCACCCCGGCGGGCCAGGTCGCGAGCATGGAGGAGTCCCCGGACGCCAGGCAGCACTGGCGCACGCACCTCCGGGTGGAAAGCCTGGACGCCACGCGTGAGCACGCCGTGCGGCTGGGAGCGAAGGTGCTGATCCCCCGCAGGGCGAACCCCACGGGAGGAAGTCTCGCGGTGCTGACGGATCCCACCGGCGTGGAGTTCGGGCTCCTGGAGCCCGCGCGCGCGGACTGA
- the trxA gene encoding thioredoxin produces the protein MAGTDVLDIGDSNFKKEVLESDVPVLVDFTAAWCAPCRAIAPAVAELATRYKGQMKIAKLDVDANQDTSQEYGIRSLPTLLVFKGGKVVEQIVGAVPKSRLEGAITKILSPQA, from the coding sequence ATGGCTGGCACGGATGTACTGGATATCGGGGATTCCAATTTCAAGAAGGAAGTCTTGGAGTCGGACGTTCCCGTGCTCGTGGACTTCACGGCTGCCTGGTGCGCTCCCTGCCGGGCCATTGCTCCCGCCGTCGCTGAGCTGGCGACCCGGTACAAGGGCCAGATGAAGATCGCCAAGCTCGACGTCGACGCCAACCAGGACACGTCCCAGGAGTACGGCATCCGTTCGCTGCCGACCCTGCTGGTGTTCAAGGGCGGCAAGGTCGTGGAGCAGATCGTCGGCGCGGTGCCCAAGAGCCGCCTCGAAGGCGCCATCACGAAGATCCTCTCGCCGCAGGCGTGA